ACTAGAGATTTTCAGAATGGAGTAGTTCTCTCAGGTGGGATGGGAAGATCAGCCTATCTATGCCCAACTGAATCATGTTTTGAAGAAGCTTTGAAGCGTAAACGATTACAGAAAGCTTTGAGATGTGATATTCACTCAAGCGTTTTCAATATGCTCCAAAAAGAACTTAATACCTGCATTGATTCAGATACTGAGGCATGATATTCATTAAGAGAACTCAGTAAACTCAAAAACCAAATCTAAAGTTCAAGCACAACATTAATGACCAGCAGCGGCAAAATCAGAATTTATGAATTGTCCAAGGACTTAAGCCTTGACAATAAAGATGTGCTAGACGCAGCTCGAAAACTCTCTATTGCTGCAAAAAGTCATAGCAGTTCAATAAGCAGTCTTGAAGCTGTTCAAATCAAAGATTTTCTAAAAAACAGTAATAGAGTAAAAACCACCAACAAACCAACTAAGAAATTAGATAAAGAAATTCTTTCAGTAAAAAAAAGTCCTACTAAACCAAAAAATGACCATAAACCTCAGCTCAAGCAAAATTCTCCTGGTCCATCAAATCTTTCACAATCAAAGTTAAATGTCCCTTTAAAACCAAGTCAAACTTTAGTTAAAACTCATGAATCAACTCCCTCAAATAACCAAAAAATAGAAAAAAACAAGCTTTCTGATCAAACACAAATAACCGCCCCCTCTAAACCAAACAAACCATTACCTCCAAAGCCAAGAAAAGAATTAAAGCCATCCATTTCTAAGCTGGACCCCAAAACGGAAAGGATTACACAACTTGCCAAGCAAAAAAAAGATAACAAATTCGACAATCAATCTCTAAATTCTGAATTTGCTAAAAAGCCAACCAATCAAGCAAAACCTAATTATCAACAGGAACCTAAGAGGCCACTAGCACCTCCAAGCAGACCAAAAATAAATATACAAGATAAAAAACGAATAGAAGTCAATAGCCTCAAGCCAAAAACAGGAACTAATAAAAGTGAAATTCCTTCTCAAAAAGTTAGTCCAGGTGATTATCAAAGAATTAAAAATCAAAACAAACAGAACTCGCCTTCAAGGAAAACTCAGCCTCCAGCGAAAGGAAATACTCTTGAACTTGTAGGAGCACCCATACGAATAGAAAAGCCCACAAATAAATACCAGACTAATGAAGCAAGAAAAAAACCATTAATGCCCTCCAGACCTGGCGCTCCAAAACCTCCAGTATCTGCAAATCGTCAAGGATTATCAAACCGATATAGTTCCAATAACAGACCAGGAGGAACGGGGCCAATTCGCCCTGGGTCGCAAAATAGGCAAGTTGCTAATCGAGCTGGAGTAGCCAATCGACCTTTTCAAGGTCAAAATCAGTCAGGGTCTAATAATCGCACTGGTGGGCCAGTTCGTTCTGGATCTCCAAACAGAGGCGGGGGACAAAATAGAGCTGGAGTTCCTACCAGGGCAGCTGGTGGGCTAAACCGCTCTAATAATCGTCCAGGGGTTCCATCTGGCATGAGGAAACCAGTTGCTCCTAGTGAATTAATGCAACTGCAAAAGCCACAAGCCAGACCAAATTCACCTCAAAGAAAAGCTGAATCTCCAACTAGTCCTAGACCTAAACGAGAAAACTCATCGGGAGCAAGGCCACCAGTAAACAGACCCACTCCAGCAGCTCCTAAAAAGCCAGCTCATAGACCAGGAGGTACTGCCACAGCCCCAAGAAGGACAGGGAGGCCTGACTGGGACGATAGTGCAAAGCTTGATGCATTAAGAAATAAATCGCCTCAAAAACAGCGTCAAAAAGTCCACATCATTGGCGAAAATGATGATGCTTTAACCGCAGAAACAAGTGGATTTGCAGGAGAGCAACAAGCAGTAGTTCTCTCCGCAAGCTTGGCTCGACCATCGAAGCCTAAATCCGGGAAGAGAAATAATGGAAAGCCTTTAACTGCTCTGAAAAAACGTAAGAAAGAAACAACTCGTCAAAGACAACGAAGACGGGCGATGGAATTAAGGGCTGCTAGAGAAGCAAAACTTGTAAGGCCTGAAATGATTGTTGTTCCAGAGGATAATCTCACGGTTCAAGAACTTGCTGACATGTTGAGTGTTGAAAGCTCTGAAATAATTAAATCATTATTTTTCAAAGGAATTACTGCGACTGTCACTCAATCGCTAGATCTAGCAACAATCGAAACAGTTGCGGAGGAATTCGGGGTACCTGTTCTTCAAGATGATGTTGAAGAGGCTGCGAAGAAGACCGTTGAAATGATTGAAGAGGGAGATTTAAAACACTTAATCAGAAGACCTCCCGTCGTTACTGTGATGGGACATGTCGACCATGGGAAAACATCTTTACTAGACGCCATTAGAAAAGCGAGAGTAGCGGCAGGAGAAGCTGGCGGTATAACTCAACACATTGGTGCCTATCAAATTGAAACTGAACATGATGGATCTACGAGGAAGCTAACTTTTCTTGACACTCCTGGGCATGAAGCCTTCACAGCGATGAGAGCTAGAGGAACAAGGGTTACAGATGTTGCGATTTTGGTTGTAGCCGCTGATGACGGCGTTAGGCCTCAAACCCTTGAAGCTATTAGCCATGCAAGAGCTGCAAAAGTTCCAATTGTCGTGGCGATCAATAAAATTGATAAAGAAGGATCTTCTCCCGACCGCGTAAAACAAGAATTATCAGAGCAAGATTTATTATCAGAGGAATGGGGTGGAGACGTTGTAATGGTTCCCGTTAGTGCCATTAAAGGCGAAAACATAGATAAACTTTTAGAAATGGTTTTGCTAGTAACTGAAGTAGAGGATTTACAAGCCAACCCAGATAGATTGGCAAAAGGTACAGTCATAGAAGCTCACTTAGACAAAGCGAAAGGTCCTGTTGCCACATTACTAGTCCAAAACGGTACCCTGAAGTCAGGAGATGTAGTAGCAGCTGGTCCCGTGCTTGGCAAAGTAAGGGCGATGGTAGACGAAAATGGATCAAGAATTAAAGAAGCAGGTCCATCTTGTCCCGTAGAAGCCCTTGGATTCAGTGAAGTACCGACTGCCGGTGATGAGTTCGAGGTTTACCCAGATGAAAAGGCAGCAAGATCAGTGGTTGGAGAACGTGCCACAAATGCTCGAGCAGCGCGACTGGCTCAGCAAATGGCTTCAAGGCGAGTATCACTTTCTTCCATATCTGGCCAAGCAAGTGAGGGTGAGCTGAAAGAACTAAATATCATACTCAAAGCAGACGTGCAAGGAAGTTTAGAAGCAATACTTGGTTCTCTAGAACAGCTTCCTAAAGACGAAGTGCAAGTACGAGTATTGCTATCAGCTCCTGGTGAAATTACTGAGACTGACGTTGACTTAGCCGCAGCCTCGGGAGCCGTAATAGTTGGATTCAACACTTCAATGGCATCTGGTGCTAAACGTGCAGCTGATGCAAATGGTGTTGATGTAAGAGACTATGAGGTTATTTATAAACTTTTAGAAGATATCCAATTAGCAATGGAGGGGCTACTAGAGCCTGAAATGATAGAAGAAGCCTTAGGGGTTGCTGAGGTTAGGGCAATATTCTCAATTGGCAAAAGTGCCGTTGCGGGATGCTATGTAACAAATGGAAAAATACAACGTAATTGCAGAGCCAGAGTTAAACGTGGAAAGCAAATCGTTTTTGAAGGCGATCTAGATTCACTGAAAAGAAATAAAGATGATGTAAAAGATGTTTCAACAGGGTTCGAATGCGGAATAGGGTGTGATCGTTTTGCAAACTGGGAAGAGGGAGATCAAATAGAAGCCTTCAAACTTGTAACCCAAAGAAGAAAGTTGACCAATTGATTGGCCCAACGAGTTAAAACTTAAGCATAACTAAATAGGATTAACTACAGCAAAACACTAATCATCACTTTGTTTAGTTCTATCTTTAAATAATAAAAATCCAAGAATTAATAATGCTGTGGTTTGGATTGCAAGATCATTACTAGATACAGTATCTCCCCCAATCATATTGGTAACCATAATAAAAAAGCCTAGGGCAGCTGACCCAAAGAGCGCTATCCAAACAGCCCTTCTTAATCCTCGATAAGGATTTTTGGACTCCTTCAAAAGTCGAGCTCTTAAATTAGGATCTAAATTAGATTCAGGCATATTCGTATTAGTCAAAAATAAATTTAAAAGATGATAACTTTATTCTATTGCCGGTGTAGCTCAGGGGTAGAGCAACTGATTCGTAACCAGTAGGTCGGTGGTTCAATTCCACTCATCGGCATCAAGTTATGACAACTCTTTCGTGAAAAATTCCCAGAAAGACGGAATTTTTTATATGTAGCAATTAATCAGATATTTCCTCTCTCTTGAAAACTGTTTTAATTTTTGAAATAAATAAGATCTCTGTATTAAAAAATAACTGTGAATAATCATTAGAGCTCAAGAAGCAAGTAATTCTGTTAATAACGAAAGTGATCTTGATATGTTAGGGTCTTAGCGCTCTAAATGTATGTCATCGGTTTTTCCCCTTACAAATAAAGGTTATGACTTCTACTGCTCCAAATGAGAATGTTAAGGATAATTTAAAAGAACAAATTTCTTGCAAATTAGTCTCAGAGATAATTCGTGAACGTATACAATCAAATGGGGCCAGATTTCACGCTAATGATAATATTTCCGATTTTATTCAGCCAGGAGAACTAGAAACTCTTGAGAGAGAAGTTGCTACAAGAGTTAGAGATCTCCTCAAAACTTTGTTGATTGACGTTGATAATGATCACAACACTCAAGAAACTGCAGAACGCGTTTCAAGAATGTATATCAATGAAGTATTTAAAGGCAGGTATCACCCTCAACCGAAAGTTACTAATTTCCCTAACGATAGAAATTTAGATGAGATTTATACGCTTGGTCCAATAACTGTTCGATCTGCATGTTCTCATCACTTTGTTCCAATCCTCGGAGATTGCTGGATAGGAATCAAACCTGGAGAAAAAGTTATTGGAATTTCTAAGTTTGCAAGAGTAGCTGATTGGGTTTTTTCTAGGCCACATATTCAAGAAGAAGCTGTAATGATTCTTGCTGATGAGATAGAGCGCTTGTGCGAACCCAAAGGTCTTGCAATCCTCGTTAAAGCTCAACACTATTGCATGAAATGGAGAGGAGTAAAAGAACCAGAAACCAGCATGATCAATTCAATTGTTAGGGGTGACTTTCGCCATGATGCAAGCTTGAAGCAGGAGTTCTTCGAACTTGTTAAGCAACAATCCAATTTCGGTAAAAATTATTAGAAAGTTTTAAAAAACTTTCAACTGATTTAAAAGCAAACCCTCAATACTCACGAGGCTTTAGATCTAGAAGTTAAAAGTGGTTTTCACCAAAGCCCCATTTACTTCCTCTTTACCATCTTTCTCGATAACAAAGATAGCTGGGGTAACTGTGACACTATCGCTAACTTTAAAATCGTAAAAAGCTTCCCAAGCTAAAGGATCGTCATAACCACTGTCATCTCTATGAGTTTCTGCTGTTCCAATACCAAAACCAAACTTATTGCCTTCAATCAAGGCGTTATTCCATAAAAATCCAATAGACCATGTATTTCCATCTTCAACTTTATTCATAGAAGTATCAGGGCTATCATCGTTTTCAGGATTCTTCCATCCCAACCCTCCACTCAAGCTGTAGTCGTCTCCAAATTGATAGCTACCACTAATAGCAAAAGAGGAGTAGTCGTTAATATCAGGAGAATTATCAGTTCTTCCGTTGTCTGACTGTGTAAATGCAGCTGCAAGAGTATATCTCTCATCAACCCATGCCAACTGAGTGGTGATGTGGTCTTTGCCTTCATCAGCTAAAAAGCCAATCGAAGAAATTGATGCGTCTTCTGAAACGAAAAGTGCAGAAGCAACTAATTTTTCATTGGACCAAGTAATTCCAGCGCCCGCGCCCATCTTCTTGGAATAAGTATCACTCGCACCTGCCTGATTCAAGACAAACAAAACTCCATCACTTGTGTAAGCACTAGGCCAAACTCCAAGCAAATCATCTTGGCGAAGCTTGGGACCAAAAGTTACTTGAATATCATCTCCAACAGGGAACTGATAATAAGCCTTATGAAGTGCTAACGAATCACTACTACTGAAAGCACTATCTAATCGTGCCTCACCCATCATTCCGAAGGGTTCCATCATTCCAAAGTTACCTACGCGAACAGCAGTTTTAAGCATGTCTTGACCTGTAAAACTGGTCATAAACATTAACTTTGTATCGTAATGAAAAACTGTTCCATCCTTTTCGTCAGCAGTAGACATTCCACCCATTCCACCCATTCCACCCATTCCAGAATCGCTCACGCCATCTACTCCAC
The sequence above is drawn from the Prochlorococcus marinus str. MIT 1013 genome and encodes:
- the folE gene encoding GTP cyclohydrolase I encodes the protein MTSTAPNENVKDNLKEQISCKLVSEIIRERIQSNGARFHANDNISDFIQPGELETLEREVATRVRDLLKTLLIDVDNDHNTQETAERVSRMYINEVFKGRYHPQPKVTNFPNDRNLDEIYTLGPITVRSACSHHFVPILGDCWIGIKPGEKVIGISKFARVADWVFSRPHIQEEAVMILADEIERLCEPKGLAILVKAQHYCMKWRGVKEPETSMINSIVRGDFRHDASLKQEFFELVKQQSNFGKNY
- the infB gene encoding translation initiation factor IF-2 is translated as MTSSGKIRIYELSKDLSLDNKDVLDAARKLSIAAKSHSSSISSLEAVQIKDFLKNSNRVKTTNKPTKKLDKEILSVKKSPTKPKNDHKPQLKQNSPGPSNLSQSKLNVPLKPSQTLVKTHESTPSNNQKIEKNKLSDQTQITAPSKPNKPLPPKPRKELKPSISKLDPKTERITQLAKQKKDNKFDNQSLNSEFAKKPTNQAKPNYQQEPKRPLAPPSRPKINIQDKKRIEVNSLKPKTGTNKSEIPSQKVSPGDYQRIKNQNKQNSPSRKTQPPAKGNTLELVGAPIRIEKPTNKYQTNEARKKPLMPSRPGAPKPPVSANRQGLSNRYSSNNRPGGTGPIRPGSQNRQVANRAGVANRPFQGQNQSGSNNRTGGPVRSGSPNRGGGQNRAGVPTRAAGGLNRSNNRPGVPSGMRKPVAPSELMQLQKPQARPNSPQRKAESPTSPRPKRENSSGARPPVNRPTPAAPKKPAHRPGGTATAPRRTGRPDWDDSAKLDALRNKSPQKQRQKVHIIGENDDALTAETSGFAGEQQAVVLSASLARPSKPKSGKRNNGKPLTALKKRKKETTRQRQRRRAMELRAAREAKLVRPEMIVVPEDNLTVQELADMLSVESSEIIKSLFFKGITATVTQSLDLATIETVAEEFGVPVLQDDVEEAAKKTVEMIEEGDLKHLIRRPPVVTVMGHVDHGKTSLLDAIRKARVAAGEAGGITQHIGAYQIETEHDGSTRKLTFLDTPGHEAFTAMRARGTRVTDVAILVVAADDGVRPQTLEAISHARAAKVPIVVAINKIDKEGSSPDRVKQELSEQDLLSEEWGGDVVMVPVSAIKGENIDKLLEMVLLVTEVEDLQANPDRLAKGTVIEAHLDKAKGPVATLLVQNGTLKSGDVVAAGPVLGKVRAMVDENGSRIKEAGPSCPVEALGFSEVPTAGDEFEVYPDEKAARSVVGERATNARAARLAQQMASRRVSLSSISGQASEGELKELNIILKADVQGSLEAILGSLEQLPKDEVQVRVLLSAPGEITETDVDLAAASGAVIVGFNTSMASGAKRAADANGVDVRDYEVIYKLLEDIQLAMEGLLEPEMIEEALGVAEVRAIFSIGKSAVAGCYVTNGKIQRNCRARVKRGKQIVFEGDLDSLKRNKDDVKDVSTGFECGIGCDRFANWEEGDQIEAFKLVTQRRKLTN
- a CDS encoding DUF3493 domain-containing protein, whose translation is MTNTNMPESNLDPNLRARLLKESKNPYRGLRRAVWIALFGSAALGFFIMVTNMIGGDTVSSNDLAIQTTALLILGFLLFKDRTKQSDD
- a CDS encoding YlxR family protein is translated as MSQNPILRRCVACKKVLDRKYFLKVTRDFQNGVVLSGGMGRSAYLCPTESCFEEALKRKRLQKALRCDIHSSVFNMLQKELNTCIDSDTEA